One window of the Chitinophagales bacterium genome contains the following:
- a CDS encoding acyltransferase, producing the protein MDKQTFALIPRIFAIGSEEEFTKVALDIFRLQAAQNAVYGEFIRLLGKTPASVSRIEEIPFLPIEFFKTHRIITGTRPVELVFESSGTTGQTPSRHYIADKSLYEKSLTAAFHIFLGNPKDFCILALLPSYLDRSHSSLVYMVNHLMQLSAHPKQGFFLYAFDQLHQSLLELEECSQKTLLLGVSFALLDFAEQFPLPLRHTTVMETGGMKGRGKEITRAELHERLMKSFGTDRICSEYGMTELLSQAYALKNGLFRCPPWMRILIRDPYDPASFLPYGKTGAINVIDLTNVYSCSFIQTGDLGKLYPDGTFEVLGRMDTAELRGCNLLAG; encoded by the coding sequence TTGGATAAACAAACTTTTGCACTAATACCCCGCATTTTTGCCATAGGCAGTGAAGAGGAATTCACCAAGGTGGCTCTGGACATTTTCCGGCTGCAGGCTGCTCAAAATGCTGTTTACGGAGAGTTTATCAGGCTGCTCGGAAAAACACCGGCATCTGTCTCGCGCATAGAAGAAATTCCATTTCTGCCTATTGAATTTTTTAAAACCCACCGCATCATCACGGGCACCCGTCCTGTAGAGCTTGTTTTTGAAAGCAGTGGCACCACTGGTCAAACCCCTTCCCGCCATTACATTGCTGATAAATCACTTTATGAAAAAAGTCTTACCGCAGCGTTCCATATTTTTTTGGGCAACCCGAAGGATTTCTGCATTCTTGCCCTGTTGCCTTCTTATCTTGATCGGTCGCACTCGTCACTGGTTTACATGGTAAATCATCTGATGCAATTGAGTGCACATCCGAAACAGGGCTTTTTTCTTTATGCCTTTGATCAATTGCACCAGAGCTTGCTGGAGCTTGAAGAGTGTTCTCAGAAAACGCTCCTTTTAGGCGTTTCGTTTGCCCTGCTTGACTTTGCCGAACAATTTCCGCTTCCGTTGCGCCACACCACCGTAATGGAAACCGGAGGTATGAAAGGGCGCGGCAAAGAAATCACCCGTGCTGAACTGCATGAGCGCCTCATGAAAAGTTTCGGCACGGATCGCATCTGTTCAGAATATGGAATGACTGAACTGCTTTCCCAGGCCTACGCTCTGAAAAACGGATTGTTCCGATGTCCTCCATGGATGCGCATCCTGATAAGAGACCCTTACGACCCGGCTTCTTTTCTGCCCTATGGTAAAACCGGAGCCATCAATGTTATTGATTTGACGAATGTGTATTCCTGCAGCTTCATTCAAACCGGAGACCTGGGTAAGCTTTATCCGGATGGAACCTTTGAAGTATTAGGCCGAATGGATACAGCAGAGTTGCGCGGTTGCAACCTACTTGCAGGTTAA
- the hmgA gene encoding homogentisate 1,2-dioxygenase, which translates to MHYHTLGKIPPKRHTQFKKPEGGLYAEQLVSTEGFSDIYSLFYHIHPPTQVLKVDKPYSVAPQIAEEGNMQHRAFEGFLVKPQKDYLKSRVPVLVNADCQISLAAPTHSFDKNFFKNSSADELIFVHEGGGTLKTPYGSLRFRSGDYLIIPRGTIYQITFDDKNNRLLIVESFSPIRTPKRYRNAFGQLLEHAPYCERDIRKPANLETFDQRGDFLIYIKKQHLIYPYHYATHPFDVVGWDGYLYPYAFSIHDFEPITGRIHQPPPVHQTFEARNFVVCSFVPRMYDYHPLAIPAPYNHSNVDSDEVLYYVEGEFMSRKHVSRGMISLHPIGIPHGPHPGAVERSIGAKETRELAVMIDTFRPLKLTRQALDIEIKNYYKSWVE; encoded by the coding sequence ATGCACTATCATACCCTTGGGAAGATACCTCCTAAACGACACACCCAATTTAAAAAGCCAGAAGGGGGATTATATGCCGAGCAATTGGTATCAACAGAAGGCTTCTCTGACATCTACTCGCTTTTCTATCATATTCATCCTCCAACTCAAGTCCTTAAGGTGGATAAGCCCTATTCCGTTGCTCCGCAGATTGCTGAGGAAGGCAACATGCAACACCGTGCCTTTGAAGGGTTTCTTGTGAAGCCCCAGAAAGATTACCTGAAAAGCAGGGTTCCCGTGCTGGTAAATGCTGACTGTCAGATATCTCTGGCTGCACCTACGCACTCATTTGACAAAAATTTCTTTAAAAATTCCTCCGCAGATGAACTCATCTTTGTGCACGAGGGTGGGGGTACCTTAAAAACACCCTACGGCAGCCTCCGTTTCCGCTCAGGAGATTATCTGATTATTCCGCGCGGGACGATATACCAGATTACATTTGATGATAAAAATAACCGCCTGCTCATCGTTGAATCCTTCAGCCCTATAAGAACTCCTAAACGTTATCGTAACGCTTTTGGTCAGTTGCTGGAACATGCCCCGTACTGCGAAAGAGACATACGCAAACCCGCAAATCTGGAAACTTTTGATCAACGGGGTGACTTTCTCATCTACATAAAAAAACAACATCTCATTTATCCCTACCATTATGCTACACATCCGTTTGATGTGGTAGGATGGGACGGCTACCTGTATCCGTATGCTTTTTCTATTCATGACTTTGAGCCCATTACAGGTCGTATTCATCAGCCTCCTCCGGTGCATCAGACTTTTGAAGCAAGAAATTTTGTTGTTTGTTCATTCGTGCCGCGCATGTATGATTATCACCCATTAGCTATACCTGCTCCCTATAATCATAGTAATGTGGATTCGGATGAAGTGCTTTATTATGTGGAGGGAGAGTTTATGAGCCGTAAACATGTAAGCCGTGGCATGATATCTCTGCATCCTATCGGCATTCCGCATGGCCCGCATCCCGGTGCGGTTGAAAGAAGCATAGGAGCGAAAGAAACACGCGAACTTGCAGTGATGATTGATACATTCCGCCCGCTTAAACTAACCCGGCAGGCGTTAGATATAGAAATAAAGAACTATTATAAAAGCTGGGTGGAATGA
- the pmtA gene encoding phospholipid methyltransferase: protein MRLYDKYVLPRLVHFVCSLKPAMQQREKLIPQARGRVVEIAAGSGLNFRYYNPAAVSHLWALDSSAEMLRLAEKQPAQVKPELIQANADCLPLDDQCADTVVITYSLCSIKNDLASLNEIRRILKPGGRLLFCEHGLAPDRNVSRLQHLINPVWKRLSGGCHLNKDIPTLLKQSGFHMERLTAGYISGWRPACFNYLGSAKLR, encoded by the coding sequence ATGCGGCTCTATGATAAATATGTATTACCCCGGTTGGTGCATTTTGTGTGCTCTCTGAAGCCTGCCATGCAACAACGAGAAAAACTCATCCCTCAGGCAAGAGGACGTGTAGTGGAAATTGCTGCAGGTTCTGGATTAAACTTCCGCTATTACAATCCCGCTGCGGTTAGTCATCTTTGGGCTCTTGACAGCTCTGCTGAGATGCTTCGTCTGGCAGAAAAGCAGCCTGCTCAGGTTAAGCCGGAGCTGATTCAAGCCAATGCGGATTGCCTTCCGCTGGATGACCAATGTGCGGATACAGTTGTAATAACCTACAGCTTATGTTCTATTAAAAATGACCTTGCTTCATTAAATGAAATAAGAAGGATACTCAAACCGGGAGGAAGGCTATTATTTTGCGAACATGGACTTGCCCCCGACAGGAATGTAAGCCGCCTCCAGCATCTGATTAATCCTGTCTGGAAACGCCTTAGCGGGGGCTGTCATCTGAATAAGGATATCCCTACCCTCTTAAAACAGTCAGGATTTCATATGGAACGGCTCACTGCCGGCTATATTTCCGGATGGAGACCGGCATGCTTTAACTACCTGGGCTCAGCTAAATTGCGATAG
- a CDS encoding membrane protein encodes MGVLAQDPVCSLTLSGYVLDAHDGTPLAYASIQIKETGQGTIGDSTGFYRLTGLCPGEYTVVCTHVGCKPVELKILIRNHTSRNFYPEHHEEELKAVEVKSARGEKTTATVEHMEETTVMANAGKTFADAISTMTGVNLLQTGPTIAKPVIHGLHSSRLLIINNGVRQEDQQWGTEHAPEVDLLTAESVKVIKGAGGLRYGSDGIGGVILSEPPALKHDRLSGDLHTAFMSNNCGTLLAGRVQGGIPKWKSVGWRIQGSVKIAGDSKAPEYNLSNTGLREYGVSVATGFSRKQYQTELYYSFLLKQLAILRASHIGNLTDLQNALGSSRPWYVDDFTFRIQNPWQASAHHLLTWKAHSKLTEKWKLFSQLGFQFNHRREFDIRRGGKSDIPVINLHLQTYTIDLAVEHHQGQWHITAGAAAMYQNNHNVPGTGVFPLIPDYNLASAGAFVISRYVTNKAEAEAGIRYDFKHFLAKRFNTSNTLTESVRVFHNMAAVLGGLFRLPYHMSLRVNTGISERPPAIHELYSQGLHHGAAAIEEGDETLKTERAFKIGASLEYQLRNRIETSIYGYYYYFLGYIYLAPQEELRLTIRGAFPVFQYAQTRASLGGIDFYAKAETFRNLYFRSKFTLLRGRDISAGGYLYGLPADRFENRISYERAKWGRLEKVSFSLGVIHVLKQKRVLEGADFAPPPDSYWLLGAAVGATLPLQKYKSISFLLEGDNLLNKTYRDYMNRFRYYADEPGVNVSLRIHLKF; translated from the coding sequence ATGGGGGTACTGGCTCAGGATCCGGTGTGTAGTCTTACCCTTTCGGGGTATGTACTGGATGCCCATGACGGCACCCCGCTGGCTTATGCCTCTATCCAGATTAAGGAAACCGGACAGGGCACCATTGGGGATAGCACAGGCTTTTATAGACTTACCGGGCTGTGTCCCGGCGAATATACGGTTGTATGCACGCACGTGGGATGTAAGCCGGTTGAATTAAAAATCCTAATTCGGAATCATACTAGCCGCAACTTCTATCCCGAGCATCATGAAGAGGAGCTAAAAGCAGTGGAGGTTAAATCTGCACGCGGAGAAAAGACTACAGCCACTGTTGAACACATGGAGGAAACCACAGTGATGGCAAATGCCGGCAAAACCTTTGCTGATGCCATTAGCACGATGACAGGCGTAAACCTGTTACAGACAGGCCCCACCATTGCAAAACCCGTTATTCACGGACTGCATAGCAGCCGGCTACTGATTATCAATAACGGAGTGCGGCAGGAAGATCAGCAATGGGGTACGGAGCATGCACCTGAAGTGGATTTGCTTACTGCTGAGAGCGTTAAGGTGATAAAAGGAGCAGGAGGCCTGCGCTATGGCTCCGATGGCATCGGAGGAGTGATTTTATCAGAACCTCCGGCTTTGAAACATGACAGATTAAGCGGTGACCTGCATACGGCCTTTATGTCCAATAATTGCGGGACGCTGCTTGCTGGAAGAGTACAGGGAGGCATTCCTAAATGGAAGAGTGTTGGCTGGCGCATACAAGGCAGCGTAAAAATTGCCGGAGACAGCAAGGCTCCGGAATACAATCTTTCCAATACCGGCCTGCGCGAATATGGGGTATCCGTTGCTACCGGATTCAGCAGGAAGCAGTATCAGACAGAGCTCTACTACAGTTTTTTGTTAAAACAGCTGGCAATTCTGCGTGCTTCACATATTGGCAATCTTACTGACCTGCAGAATGCTCTTGGCAGCAGCCGACCCTGGTATGTGGATGATTTTACTTTTCGCATTCAGAATCCATGGCAGGCTTCAGCCCATCATTTGCTGACATGGAAAGCGCATAGCAAATTAACTGAAAAATGGAAGCTCTTCTCTCAGTTGGGTTTTCAGTTTAACCACCGCAGAGAATTTGACATCAGAAGAGGAGGTAAATCAGATATTCCGGTAATCAACCTCCATCTCCAAACCTATACTATTGATTTAGCGGTTGAGCATCATCAAGGTCAATGGCATATCACCGCGGGCGCTGCAGCGATGTATCAGAACAACCATAATGTGCCAGGCACAGGGGTTTTCCCTTTGATTCCGGATTATAACCTCGCATCAGCCGGGGCTTTTGTTATTAGCCGTTATGTAACAAATAAAGCTGAAGCGGAAGCGGGCATACGGTATGACTTTAAACACTTTCTTGCCAAACGCTTCAATACAAGCAATACACTCACCGAAAGTGTCCGTGTGTTTCATAATATGGCAGCCGTACTGGGCGGGTTATTCAGATTGCCCTATCATATGTCCTTACGCGTCAATACCGGAATCAGTGAGCGGCCTCCGGCAATACATGAGCTTTATAGCCAGGGGCTGCATCATGGTGCTGCTGCTATTGAAGAGGGAGATGAAACCCTGAAAACGGAACGAGCATTCAAAATAGGCGCCTCGCTGGAGTATCAGCTGCGTAACCGGATAGAGACATCCATCTATGGTTACTACTACTACTTTCTTGGCTATATCTATCTGGCTCCGCAGGAAGAGCTTCGTCTGACCATAAGAGGAGCCTTTCCTGTTTTTCAATATGCACAGACACGTGCTTCTCTCGGAGGTATTGATTTTTACGCCAAAGCCGAAACATTTAGAAATCTATATTTCCGCTCCAAATTCACTCTTCTGCGGGGCAGGGATATTTCCGCAGGCGGTTATCTGTACGGCCTCCCGGCAGACCGTTTTGAAAACAGAATTTCCTACGAGAGGGCAAAATGGGGAAGGCTGGAGAAAGTAAGCTTTTCCCTTGGGGTAATTCATGTGCTGAAACAAAAGCGTGTCCTTGAGGGAGCTGATTTTGCACCGCCTCCTGATAGCTACTGGCTGCTAGGTGCTGCTGTAGGTGCAACTCTTCCGCTGCAGAAATATAAGAGCATTTCCTTTTTACTGGAAGGAGATAACCTACTGAACAAAACCTATCGGGATTATATGAACCGTTTTCGGTACTATGCCGATGAACCCGGAGTGAACGTTAGTCTGCGCATACATCTTAAGTTTTGA
- the erg3 gene encoding sterol desaturase, with amino-acid sequence MEAYAQALNIAIPVFLVLILLEFAYSRIKGLKTSNSMDTISSLSSGITNVTKDVLGLSIAVVSYSWLEQRIGIFDIKSGVLAYVLAFIGKDFAGYWIHRMEHRVNFFWNRHIIHHSSEEFNLPCALRQSVSEIFSFSAFFLFPMALIGVPAEVFAVVAPIHLFLQFWYHTRHIGRLGFLEYFLVTPSHHRVHHAINPEYLDKNFSQIFIIWDKLFGTFQEEKKDIPPVYGVKRPVRTWNPLIINFQHAWLVIRDACRTRSWWDKARIWFMPTGWRPPDVAEKYPVETLEDVYSLKKYAPKASKFLIAWSYLQLIVTLLLSLYLFNRIAYIPYEQVLLYGGFIFYSVFSYTTLMDRKSYAWVLEGIRALLGISVIVATGDWFYLSEIIPAGDLLVAGYFVLSWAVVGALVKWDINREEHGHTSHALATSSVNA; translated from the coding sequence ATGGAAGCTTACGCTCAGGCGTTGAATATTGCCATACCAGTGTTTTTGGTGCTGATTCTTCTGGAATTTGCCTACAGCCGCATCAAGGGCCTGAAAACATCCAATTCCATGGATACTATATCCAGCCTGAGCTCTGGTATTACAAATGTAACCAAAGATGTTCTTGGGCTGAGTATTGCGGTAGTGTCTTACTCATGGCTGGAACAACGCATAGGTATATTTGATATAAAAAGTGGAGTACTGGCATACGTTCTGGCCTTTATCGGAAAAGACTTTGCCGGCTATTGGATTCATCGTATGGAGCACCGGGTGAATTTTTTCTGGAACCGCCATATTATTCATCATAGCAGCGAAGAGTTCAACCTGCCTTGTGCGTTACGGCAATCGGTGTCAGAGATATTTTCATTTTCTGCTTTTTTTCTTTTCCCGATGGCCTTGATTGGAGTGCCTGCTGAGGTTTTTGCGGTGGTAGCACCCATACATCTGTTTTTACAGTTCTGGTATCATACCCGGCATATCGGGCGTTTAGGTTTTCTGGAATACTTTCTTGTTACGCCTTCTCACCATCGTGTACATCATGCTATTAATCCGGAATATCTGGATAAAAATTTCTCTCAGATCTTTATTATCTGGGATAAGTTATTTGGTACTTTCCAGGAGGAAAAAAAGGATATTCCTCCTGTGTATGGAGTAAAACGGCCTGTACGCACATGGAATCCGCTGATTATAAATTTTCAGCATGCCTGGCTGGTCATCCGGGATGCATGCAGAACGAGAAGCTGGTGGGATAAAGCACGTATCTGGTTTATGCCTACAGGCTGGCGCCCCCCGGATGTGGCTGAAAAATATCCTGTAGAAACCCTTGAAGACGTATACAGCCTGAAAAAATATGCCCCCAAGGCTTCAAAGTTTTTAATTGCATGGTCATACCTCCAGCTAATCGTAACGTTGCTACTCAGTTTGTACCTTTTCAACCGTATTGCATACATTCCCTACGAACAGGTTTTATTGTACGGAGGCTTCATCTTTTATTCAGTTTTCTCCTATACCACTTTGATGGACAGAAAATCCTATGCATGGGTGCTGGAAGGTATAAGAGCACTATTGGGGATATCCGTTATTGTTGCCACCGGAGATTGGTTTTACCTTTCTGAGATAATTCCCGCGGGGGATCTGCTCGTGGCGGGCTACTTTGTTCTGTCATGGGCCGTGGTGGGTGCTCTGGTGAAGTGGGATATAAACAGAGAAGAGCACGGGCACACATCCCATGCTTTAGCCACATCAAGTGTCAATGCATAA
- the hppD gene encoding 4-hydroxyphenylpyruvate dioxygenase, with amino-acid sequence MAVLKEQTKKVSAAEEDFLPIHGTDYVEFYVGNAKQAAYFYAHAFGFQPLAYAGLETGSKDKASYVLRQGKITLVLTTSLTPDSSIAQHHLKHGDGVKVIALEVDDAVRSFQETVKRGARPYLQPEVLEDEEGKLVRSGIHTYGDTVHLFIERKEYKGIFMPGYRPWKAPYVVQPVGLKYIDHMVGNVELGKMNYWVEFYKNVMGFKQLVSFDDKDISTEYTALMSKVMANGNDRIKFPINEPARGKKKSQIEEYLDFYQGPGVQHIAMATEDIIFTVSELRRRGVEFLYVPDNYYDTVAERCGTIDEPVEELKKLNILVDRDDEGYLLQIFTKPVEDRPTVFYEIIQRKGARSFGKGNFKALFESIEREQQLRGTL; translated from the coding sequence ATGGCAGTCCTTAAAGAACAAACAAAAAAAGTGTCTGCAGCCGAAGAAGATTTTTTACCAATCCACGGAACCGACTATGTAGAGTTTTATGTAGGAAATGCCAAACAGGCAGCCTACTTCTATGCGCATGCCTTCGGTTTTCAGCCTCTGGCCTATGCAGGTCTGGAAACAGGCTCAAAGGATAAAGCGTCCTACGTGCTGAGGCAAGGTAAAATAACGCTGGTGTTGACCACCAGCCTGACTCCGGATAGCAGCATAGCGCAGCATCATCTCAAGCATGGCGATGGAGTAAAGGTCATTGCCCTTGAGGTGGACGATGCCGTACGCTCTTTTCAGGAAACAGTGAAACGCGGTGCCCGGCCCTATCTGCAACCCGAAGTGCTGGAAGATGAAGAAGGAAAGTTAGTACGCTCCGGTATCCATACCTACGGTGATACGGTGCATCTTTTTATTGAACGCAAAGAATATAAAGGAATATTTATGCCGGGCTACCGGCCCTGGAAGGCTCCTTATGTTGTGCAACCTGTCGGATTAAAGTATATTGATCACATGGTTGGCAATGTAGAACTCGGTAAGATGAATTACTGGGTTGAATTCTATAAAAATGTGATGGGATTCAAACAACTCGTATCTTTTGATGATAAGGACATTTCCACCGAATATACTGCTCTGATGAGTAAGGTGATGGCTAATGGGAATGACAGAATCAAATTTCCGATTAACGAACCGGCTCGGGGCAAGAAAAAATCACAGATAGAAGAATATCTGGACTTTTACCAGGGGCCTGGCGTTCAGCATATAGCCATGGCTACCGAGGACATTATTTTCACTGTGAGTGAGCTTAGAAGGAGAGGCGTTGAATTCCTTTACGTGCCAGACAACTATTATGACACAGTAGCTGAACGCTGCGGCACCATTGATGAACCGGTTGAAGAGCTTAAAAAACTGAATATCCTGGTGGATCGGGATGACGAGGGGTATTTATTGCAGATATTCACAAAACCTGTTGAAGACAGACCTACCGTTTTCTATGAAATCATTCAACGCAAGGGAGCTCGTTCATTCGGGAAAGGTAATTTCAAGGCACTCTTTGAATCCATTGAACGGGAACAGCAACTGCGGGGTACGCTGTAA
- the uspA gene encoding universal stress protein UspA, protein MRLKFKKILVPTDFSQLSLNALNYAGTLARLTEAEISLLHVLELYELHSHLSEILDMKKVVEKAVSEKLTQIQKENASLLGVKIKAHVVSGNVTEEIQKFAKEQKTDLIVMGTHGVRGITEVNRYLLGSTAYRLVHLSECPVITIREPQKKPQFKTIVLPLDTTKETTQKVKYAMGFAKLFASTVHVISVSTFFEEFRYNLSELKLQLNKVTDQLIKENIDVKTQMIRHEDVADSVMEYARKVKADLIIIMVREESINEAILGSRAKKIITRSSIPVLSLRPAKAK, encoded by the coding sequence ATGCGCCTTAAATTCAAAAAGATTCTTGTACCCACAGATTTTTCCCAGCTATCACTGAATGCGCTAAATTATGCCGGCACGCTGGCACGGCTTACCGAAGCAGAGATTAGTTTGCTCCATGTGCTGGAACTGTATGAGCTACACTCACACCTGAGTGAAATTCTGGATATGAAAAAGGTAGTGGAAAAAGCAGTAAGCGAAAAACTCACACAGATTCAGAAAGAAAACGCTTCTCTCCTTGGTGTGAAAATCAAGGCGCATGTTGTCAGCGGCAATGTCACTGAAGAAATTCAAAAATTTGCCAAAGAGCAAAAAACTGACCTTATCGTCATGGGGACACACGGTGTGCGGGGCATCACGGAAGTGAACCGCTATCTGTTGGGCTCAACGGCTTACCGCCTGGTGCATCTGTCGGAATGCCCGGTAATTACTATTCGTGAACCACAGAAAAAACCTCAGTTTAAAACAATTGTTCTGCCTCTGGACACCACAAAAGAAACAACCCAGAAGGTAAAATATGCCATGGGCTTTGCAAAATTGTTTGCCTCCACAGTGCATGTTATCTCGGTGTCTACATTCTTTGAGGAATTTCGTTATAATCTCAGCGAGCTGAAACTGCAGCTCAATAAGGTGACCGACCAATTAATAAAAGAAAACATTGATGTAAAAACCCAAATGATCCGTCATGAAGACGTAGCCGATTCGGTGATGGAATACGCCCGGAAGGTAAAAGCAGATTTAATCATCATCATGGTCAGAGAAGAGTCCATCAATGAAGCCATCCTGGGGTCGCGGGCTAAAAAAATTATTACCCGCAGCTCAATACCTGTGTTGTCATTACGTCCGGCGAAAGCAAAATAA
- a CDS encoding short-chain dehydrogenase produces MEYYFITGSSRGIGKALVTALLEKKGVHITGISRNNTLVHSAYNHVSMDLADVESVAAYRFPEYTDATRLVLVNNAATLEEVKHLGHLAPQTIIREYTINLIAPALLMNAFIHTYQDYTCRKLIINITSGAAQNPYDGWAVYCSSKAGLDMLTRVAATEQASGKRHPINVRAIAPGVVETAMQEKLRQADAEHFSAKQKFIDLYVQQKLYDPRDVATRLMQIMEHPEHVRDIVSRIVL; encoded by the coding sequence ATGGAATACTATTTCATTACCGGTAGCAGTCGTGGCATAGGCAAAGCGCTGGTAACGGCCCTTTTGGAGAAAAAAGGTGTTCACATAACCGGTATATCCCGCAACAACACACTTGTACATTCAGCCTACAACCACGTCAGTATGGATTTAGCCGATGTAGAGTCTGTGGCTGCTTACCGTTTTCCCGAATATACAGATGCTACCCGCCTTGTACTTGTAAACAATGCTGCTACCCTGGAAGAAGTTAAGCATCTCGGACATCTGGCCCCGCAGACTATCATCCGTGAATACACAATTAATCTTATCGCGCCTGCCTTATTGATGAACGCCTTCATCCATACCTATCAGGATTATACATGCAGAAAGCTTATCATAAACATTACTTCCGGAGCCGCACAAAATCCTTATGACGGCTGGGCGGTGTACTGTTCATCCAAGGCTGGCTTAGATATGCTCACCCGGGTTGCCGCCACTGAACAGGCCTCAGGCAAAAGGCATCCGATAAACGTGCGGGCCATTGCGCCCGGGGTGGTTGAAACTGCCATGCAGGAAAAACTGCGGCAAGCGGATGCGGAGCATTTCTCCGCAAAACAAAAATTTATTGATCTCTATGTTCAGCAGAAATTATATGATCCACGGGATGTGGCCACCCGGCTGATGCAGATCATGGAACACCCTGAGCATGTGCGGGATATAGTATCCCGTATTGTACTTTAA